A single region of the Palaemon carinicauda isolate YSFRI2023 chromosome 17, ASM3689809v2, whole genome shotgun sequence genome encodes:
- the LOC137656172 gene encoding uncharacterized protein, with product MIQVLFSTFILGMVSRTTLAQGYTMCYEVKDSSNACMAIDVDLESKLIHFHMKDGNDFEDVSTLEDYNTGFGASRVESQEGCFVRLLVTSIEEQVAFIQDHQRVTLPLSADDVNVLAVSLDNPEEEIGEELTNFCGELPVYKLVKNEESEVEVSKRQVAVSFRKCVLFILMSKCFTTTLTVPTGSTITYFWFFG from the exons ATGATCCAAGTCCTGTTCAGCACCTTTATTCTAGGAATGGTATCCCGAACAACACTAGCTCAA GGCTATACAATGTGTTATGAAGTGAAAGACAGTTCTAACGCCTGCATGGCCATCGATGTAGACTTAGAATCGAAGCTCATTCATTTCCACATGAAAGACGGTAATGATTTCGAGGACGTTAGTACTCTCGAGGATTACAATACT ggaTTTGGCGCATCTCGGGTAGAATCTCAAGAAGGCTGCTTCGTCCGCCTCTTGGTTACTTCAATCGAGGAGCAGGTTGCTTTCATCCAAGATCATCAGCGAGTCACTCTGCCTTTATCCGCTGACGACGTGAACGTGTTGGCTGTTTCCCTGGACAACCCCGAAGAGGAGATTGGGGAGGAACTGACCAACTTCTGCGGAGAACTTCCTGTGTATAAATTGGTCAAGAATGAGGAAAGTGAGGTCGAAGTCTCGAAGAGACAAGTGGCCGTCAGTTTCCGGAAAtgtgtcctcttcatccttatgtCAAAGTGTTTCACCACAACACTCACAGTTCCAACTGGGTCAACAATTACCTACTTTTGGTTCTTTGGTTAA